AAAAGCCGCATAATAATCTTTATATCCACAACTTTCCCAACCTTTTTAGGTATCTATTTAATTAAAGAGAGTAAATTAAATATCTATCAAATACATTTTATAGGATTACTACTGGCTATAGCCATCGTTATAATTTTCATACTCATATATTTTAAATTTAAAAAAGCAAAAAAGAGTAAAAATAAAAAATATAGAATAGGAGTTCTTTTTTATAATAATTTTTATTTCTTTTTATATGGTCTTCTTATTAATCTATTCTTTTTTATAGATAGAATAATAGCATGGTCTAGCTATAAAATAAGTAACTTCTTTTTTCCTGTTTATTATGAAAAAGACTACGAGATAGGTATGGATTTAGCTATTATATTCTTCTTATTATTAGCTGGTTCTATAGAATATAACAGTACTTATTTTATTAGAAATTTAAACAAAAAACGTAAAAACACTAAGCTTACTGATATCATATCATATAAAAAAAACGTACACGATTTATACTTAAAAAATGTATTGTTATTATGTAGTACTGCAATTCCAATTTTTATACTTGTACAATATATTATTTATGGTAAATGGGGGTATAATTATTTTTTCTCAGAACCAATTAAGTACACAAACATAAAAGTAGCGCAAATAGGTATGCTTGCTTATTTTTTTATTTGTTGGGGTATATTAAACACCTCTTATTTAACCGTATTAAAACGACAAAAAAAAGCGCTCGAAATACTTTTCATGGCTTGCGTCTCCAATATCATATTTGGTTTTACATTAAGCAGGTTATTTTCTTATGAAGATAGTGTTTATGGATTATTAGCAGGCGCTATTTTATTTGCGGGGCTTACATTAAAAGAAAATATTAACATCTTAAAAAACATCGATTATCATACACCTTATTAAATATTACATTCTACCTATAAGCCTTCTTTTTTCTACAAAAAGCTTCTGTAATTCAAACATTGATACTATTTTTCTATGTTATGGAAAAGTACCTGTACATCAAATCACCAATTTCAAGTATGTAATTCTTGAAGAGGTTCATTATACAAAAGAAGAAATAACACAACTAAAACAAAAAAACGAGAAAGTTTTATGCTATATCTCTCTAGGAGAAATCCATAAGTACGTTTCTTTTTTTAAAGAAGCCAAAAACTACACATTAGAAGGAAAAAACACTATTTGGGACAGTTATTATCTTGATTTAAATCAAAAACCTCTTCAAGAAATTTTACTAAAAAACATTCAAGAAAAGCTAACTAAAGGCTTTGACGGCCTTTTTTTAGACAATATTGACAATTACGGTCCTTATGGTAAACAAAAAAAACAAACAAAAAAATTAGTTGAATTTCTAACAACTATTAAAAGCCGTTTTCCTGAAATATACTTAATGCAAAATGCAGGGTTAGCTATTATAAAACAAACACATACTTTTATTAATTCAGTAGCTATAGAATCTGTTATAACTAATTATAATTTCGAGAAAAAAAAATATCTATTTCGAGAAAAAAAAGAAAGTAAAAAAATTATAGAGCGATTAAAAAAAATAGAAGAAGATTATAAATTACCCATCTTATTAATTGAATACACCGAGAGTAAGAGAAAGTGCAATAAAATAAAAAGGAAATTAAATAAATACGATTGGCCTGTTTTCATAGGTCAAATTAATCTACAAAAAAAACCAACCTTCAACTAAAATGGAAACTTTTGAAATTGCTATATATTATAATTTGATAAGATTTCTTTCTATTGCTCTTTTATTCTATTTTTTTAAAAAAAAAATAGATTCAAAAAAAGAAATTTTATTTTCAGATTTTCTAATTATTAATACTAGTAAATATATTAGTATTAGTATAATTACAGTTTTCTTACTAGTACAATTTAATAATTATAATCTTTTAATTATTTATTTCTTGTTTCTTTATTTTTTATTCTTGACTTCAGAAACTTTAAAAACCTAACTAAAATTTATGGTTCAATAAAAATTGCGGTTAATAATTTACTAATTAAATCAATCTCTTTTATAGAAGAACCTGAAAAAATAAAATACCTTAAATCATATAATCAAAAAAAAAGGTTTTCAAGAAAAGAAATTTCAGATATATTCTCAATAGTACTAATAACTATTGCTACACCATTATTGAGATTTTTTTTTTATAAGAACGATGTTTATCTTTTTTCTGAAAACTGGTTCGATAACTTTAAAAAAACAAATTCACTGCCTAGTAATCAATGGTTTAACAGCAACTACGTAGAAACTGGAGAATTTGTTCTTATTGATTTATTCAGTAAAATATCAAAAGTTAGTACAGGAATGTCTTTACAGTTTTTTGGAATTATTCAAACTATACTTTTATCTATAATTATATATTGGGTTGTAAAAAAATCTAGCCCTAAAAAAGAAAACTTAATTTCTCTCCTTTTTTCTTTTGTTTTCATAGGTGCAATTAATTTATCTCCTTTAGATGTTAACTACATTTTAAAACATCATAATATTTTTTCCGCTTTATTTTTATTACTCCCTCTTTTAATTGTTTTAATTAAAACTCAAGATTTCCATTTTAATAATAAAACAAAATTAGTTTATATACACGCTATTTTAATAGCTTCTTTTTTAATCTCTTTTTCAGGAGTTATCATTGTATTCACTCTTTTCCTCTTACTTATTTTCTTATACGATTCTAATAAGCACATTAAACAAAAAGCACTATTATTATTTTATTTTATAACTTCTATGATATTCGTTTTATCTGCATACATGATATTTTATAATCATGGAGATTTTAATATTTGGTTCTTTATTAAAAGTAGCTTTATTCAAATATCTGCCTTTTCAAAAACGGCTAACTTACTTTTTCCTTATATCAACCTTATAAAAATAACGATGCTTTTATGCTTTATAGGTATTGTAAGCACTCTTCTTATAAAGAAAAATAGTATTTTATTAATCACTTCTTTATTTTATCTCCTCTTAGCAATACTATATCAAGTAGACCATTATTTAATAGATCATAGTTTACTTTTTTTAATTTTTAGTGTTTTTACACCAATGGTAATTGGTATAAATGTAGTTAACATTATTAATCTATTACCCTTAAAACTTATTAAAACAAGAAATATTGTTACGGCATCTTTTATCTCACTGTCTTTATTTTACTTAGTGTATACTCAAAAAGATCTTTTCTTAAGTTTAAAAATCTCGAATGAAACAAATAGAGAACTTTTAAATGCTTACAGCAAAATAACTAGCACACATTTACCATATACATATGCAATAATTAATCATGACAAAGCAGCTTTATTTAGTGAAAACAGCCACTTTTTTACTACTTATACTGATTTTAGTATAAATTATTTAAAAAGAGATTCTATCTATTTTTCCCATATAAAAGATAAAAAATTTCTAAAAAAAAAGCCAGAAATAATTTTACCACACAGTGTATTTCTTTTTGAAATTCTTGGTGTTGACAAAAATGTTAATAGAATAGGAATTCTAACAGGTTTACCACAATTAAAAATAAATAAAACGATAATAAATACTTTAAAAAATAGAAAAAGAAATATTAAAGTATACATCGAAACAAACAGACTTCGAGTCTATGAAATAGTTAATAAAAAAGGTAGTAGTAATATTAACGAAATATTATTTTACGATAAAAAATCATGAAAAAAATATTTTTATTCATACAAGTCACAGCCACATTATCATTTGTATTTTTAATACTAAACAATTACTTTATTGTAGATAAGGGTTCAATCGAAAATATAAATAATTCTTCAAAAAAAGAATTCTCTTCAAGTAATTTCTATAATGAAACATCTCAACCTATAATTAGTTATCTTATAAAAGAAGAAGACTTAAATACAAATATTACTTATAAAAACACAAAAAAACTATGTGATTATACAAAATTTCCATTTGGTATTATTACACCCAAAAAAATTAATAAAGACAATTATGAAATTGCTCCATCTATCAAAACAATTTGCATTAATAAAACAACCGATTTATCTAATAATGCTATTCAGAAAATATTAAGTTTTGTTAATAATGGAGGTTCTATTATAATAACTAATACAATTAATGACAAAAGGTTTAATTATTTAATAGGTCTTAAGAAAAATAGAAATCAACACGTTTATAATAACACTGCAAAAGGCTTTTTTTTTAAGAATGATTTTTTACCTAACCTTAATACATCTACACTATATGAAGATGTAATACATTATGGTTTTAGTAAAAAAAGTTTTACTAAAAACATAAACGTAATTATTCCATCTGTTAATGAAAAAACATATCCTGTGATTCTTGAAAACAGTATAGGTTTGGGGAAAGTTATTTTTTATAACTCTAGTTTAGAAATATCAAAATTCGAACGAGGAATTTTATTTTCTTCATTACTCTCTACATTAGAAGAAGTTCCTTACCCTATAGCCAATGTAAACACAATTTTTCTAGATGATTTTCCAAGTCCAACTTATCCTTTTAAAAGAGAACCTGTCGTAAGTGAATTTAATGTATCAAATCAAGAATTCGTGAATAAAATTTGGTGGCCAGATATGCTAAAATTAGCAAAAAAACATACGCTGAAATATACTGCAACTATTATTTTTGATTACGAAGAAAACACCGTTCCACCTTTTTCACTCAAAGAATGGAATAGCTCAAAGCTAAATAACATACCAATTCCCCATTTACTAACAAATGCATTATTAGACAATAATCACGAATTAGGTTTTCATGGATACAATCATGTTTCACTGCTCAAAAAAAACTGGACCCCTAAAAACACAGAAATTGCGCTTCAAACTGTAAAAAAAATATGGACCCTAAACGACTATAAAAAACTACCTACCTCATATATTCCTCCATCAAATTACATTGATAAATTTGGAATAGCGTCTTTAAACAGACACCTATCATCAATAAAATACATGTGTAGTCTTTACACTGGTGAATTTATTAAAGGTGGAGGTAGAGAATACGATCCTGAACCTTATTCAAGAAATTTGTTTGATTTCCCTAGAGTAACATCAGGTTTCTATTTA
This genomic stretch from Tenacibaculum sp. Bg11-29 harbors:
- a CDS encoding endo alpha-1,4 polygalactosaminidase, producing MLEEVHYTKEEITQLKQKNEKVLCYISLGEIHKYVSFFKEAKNYTLEGKNTIWDSYYLDLNQKPLQEILLKNIQEKLTKGFDGLFLDNIDNYGPYGKQKKQTKKLVEFLTTIKSRFPEIYLMQNAGLAIIKQTHTFINSVAIESVITNYNFEKKKYLFREKKESKKIIERLKKIEEDYKLPILLIEYTESKRKCNKIKRKLNKYDWPVFIGQINLQKKPTFN